The Microbacterium schleiferi genome contains the following window.
GCCGCATCGAGACCGGCGTTGGCTGCACCGCCGCCGGTGGGACGTTTGAAGTATCCGACGAGGCCACCCTCGGGGCCGGGCACGACCTGCACGAGCTCCCACCCCTGCTTGCCCCAGTTGTTGAGGATGGCTGCCGTGTTGTGGATCAGCAGCGGCGTGGTCATGTACTCCCACGTGATCATCGGGGCTCCCGGAGTGGTCGGTGAGGGCGAGGGAACGGGTGCTTCCCTCGCGCCGCGATCTCGCGGGCGCGCGCGAGGCTGTCGAGCCTTCGCACAGGAAGCTCCCTTAGCATCAAGCCTATGCCTGAAACGAAACGAACGGCGGGCGGCGTGCTCGGCGGCCTCCTCGGCGTGGTCGGCCTCAGCACCGTTGCGGGAGTCCTCGTCGCTGCCACCGTGACGCCGGCGATCGCACTGTCTGGCGCCGCGGCATCCAGCGCGATCACGCTCTTCGACAATCTTCCCAGCGCGCTCGAGATCGACGAGCTGATGCTGCCGACGACCTTCTATTGGATGAACCCCGACACGGGTGAGTACGAGGTCATGACGCAGTTCTACGATCAGAACCGCGATCCGGTGGCCTTCGATGAGGTTGCCCCCGTCATGTACGACGCGATCCTCTCGAGCGAAGACAAGAACTTCTACTCGCACGGCGGAATCGACCTCGTCGGCACCGCCCGAGCCGTCATCGGGGGTGGCTCGCAGGGTGGTGGATCCTCCATCAGCCAGCAGTACGTCAAGAACATCCTCATCCAGAAGTGTGAGGCCGAGGTCGGAACCGGCGAGACCGCCGACATGACGCAGGAAGAGAAGGATGCCGCGAAGGACGCGTGTTTCACGGACGCGACCGTCGCCAGCGGCACCGAGGGGTACCAGCGGAAGCTGCAGGAGATGCGGTACGCGATCGCCCTCGAGCAGAAGTACTCGAAGGACGAGATCCTGCTGGGCTACCTCAATATCGCCAACTTCGGCGGTCAGAACTACGGCATCGGCGCCGCTGCGCACTACTACTTCGGCGTCGACGCCGCGAACCTGACCCTCGGACAGGCCGCAGCGCTCGCCGGCATGGTGCAGACACCGAACCTCTACCGCATCGACCGACCGGACGGCTCGTGGACCGACAAAGACGGCAACCCGATCAACGGCGCGGCCGACGGATACTCCCTGACGAAGGAACGTCAGGAATACGTTCTCGGCCGGATGCTCACCGACGGCAAGATCACCCAGGAAGAGTACGACGCTGCCATCGCTGAACCGATCACGCCGGTCATCACCCCCGCTGACACCGGCTGCGGCATCGTGCCTGGAAAAGCCGCGTACTTCTGCCAGTACGTGCGCGGAATCATGGAGAACGACGAGGCCTTCGGCGCGACCCGGGAGGACCGCACGAAGCTCCTCAAGCAGGGCGGCCTCAACGTCTACCTGACGATCGACAAGCGCCTGCAACAAGCCGCCGAACAGGCCATGGTTGACAACGTGCCCTCGTCCATCGACGGGTACACGAATGACGACACGGGGCGCCTGGGCGCTGCGACCACCAGTATCGAGACGAAGACCGGCCGCATCCTCGAGATCACGCAGAACACCAACTTCAGCGAGACGATCAAGGACGACCCGAACTTCTCGTCGCTCGTGTACGCCGGCAACATAAAGTACGGCGGCTCCAACGGATTCGAGGGCGGGTCGACCTTCAAGGTCTTCACCCTGCTCGAGTGGCTCCAGGAGGGCCACTCCGTCAACGAGGTGATCAACGGGCGCGCGCAGATCTTCAAGAACTTCCGCAACAGCTGCACCGGCGATATCTCCAACAATGCGCTCATTCAGAACTTCGCGAAGAACCCCGGCTATGTGGGAACGCCGATGCGGTTCACCTCAGACTCCCTGAACACGGGCTTCCTCGCGATGGCCTCGAAGCTGGATCTCTGCGGTATCCAGAACACCGCCGAGAAGATGGGTGTCCGACTCGGAGACGGCAGTGTGGTTCCGGTCGAGGTGCCGTTCCAGATTCTCGGGTCGAACGCTATTCCGCCGATCGATGTCGCCGCTGCGTACGCGACGATCGCGAACAACGGCGTCTACTGCACGCCGAAGGCTATCGATCGCATCACTGACGCCAACGGCAACGAGGTCGCCCTTCCCGAGGCATCCTGCACGCAGGTGCTCGAACCGAATATCGCCGCAACAGCCGCCTACGCGCTGCAGGGCGTCATGAACAACGGTTCGGGCCGCGCATCCAACCCGTACGACGGAACACCGCTGCTCGGCAAGACAGGTACCCACGAGGCAAAGCAGACGTGGCTTGTCGCATCGAGCACGAACGTCACGACCGCTGTCTGGGTTGGCAACTCGCAGGGCTACGCGAACGTCGACCGGTGGCCGTGGAACCACCTCTACACGCGACACTCGGTAGCACGACCGATCCTGGCTGCCGCCGACGCACTGTACGGTGGCGACGGGTTCCCCGCTCCGGATCCGAACCTCACCAAGACCGTGCTCTACGACCTTCCGAGCGTCCTCGGTAAGAGCATCGACGAAGCAACCAAGGTGCTCGAGGATGCCGGATTCGAAGTCATCGTCGGCGACGCCGTCGACTCCACCGAGGGTGCCGGAATCGTCGCTCAGCAGGACCCCGCCGGCGGCAAGGTCCCGGGCGGCACAACCGTCACGATCCGGCCGAGCAATGGCCAAGGCGTGATCATCCCCGCCGTCAGCGGTTCGGTCGAGCAGGCACGAAACACGTTGCAGGGCGCGGGGTTGAACGTCACCGGCGGCACGTGCAATAACCCGGCGGCAACGGCCACCGTGACGGGCACGAGTCCCGGCGCGGGCACCATGGTCGGGCGTGGTTCTACCGTGAACATCAACGTGAATTGCGCGGCGCCACCGGCTCCCACACCGGCGCCCACGCCGTGAGTTCACCGCTCGGACGCACCGCCCTCACGACCCTCGGGGTTGTGGGGGCGGTCGGCGTCGGCACCGCCGTCTGGGGCATCGGTATCGAGCGTTACCTCTACACGGTGCGCCGTCATGACGTGCGCATTCTGCCGGCCGGGTCAACTCCGCTGCGGATCCTGCACATCTCCGACATCCATATGGCGCCGTGGCAGCATCGCAAGCAGCGTTGGCTCGCGGGACTCGCTGAGGAGCTCCGTCCTGACCTGATCGTGAACACCGGCGACAACCTGGGGCACGCTGAGGGGCTGACCGGTGTGCGCGCCGCCTTGGACCCGCTGCGCGGTATCCCGGGCGTCTACGTGCACGGTTCGAACGATCACGATGCCCCGCTCCCCCGCAATCCCCTCTTGTATTTCTCCGGCCCTTCTACCTCGGTACCCAAGCCCGAACGCCTCGACGTCGGAGCGCTCGACGATTATCTGCAGAGCGAGCTGGGCTGGCACGAACTCAACAACGCGGCAGCGTCCTTCACGGCGGACGACCGGCTGATTGCCGCGTTCGGCGTCAGCGACGCCCACCGCCACTGGGATCGGCTCGACGTGCTCCCGCCCCTCGTTGCCGACCTGGCCGCGCAGTCCCCCGCGCTCACGTTCGGCGTCAGCCACGCCCCGTACCGGCGCGTGCTCGACACGTTCACAGGGCTCGGCGCCGACATGATCTTCGCCGGCCACACGCACGGCGGCCAGGTGCGGATGCCGGGATTCGGCGCTCTGGTCGCCAACTGCGACATTCCCCTCGACCAGGCGCGGGGCCTGAGCACCTGGACGGCAGACGGCCGCTCTGTGCCGCTGAACGTCAGTGCCGGGGTGGGCCACTCGATCTACGCCCCGGTGCGCTTCGCGTGCCGCCCCGAGGTGTCGCTGCTCACCCTTACCGCGGTTGATACCCAGATCGCACCCGACGGCGGTTCGGGCAGCGAGCGCTGATCGGGTAGACTCGGAGGGTTGCCACGGGGTGTGGCGCAGCTTGGTAGCGCGCGTCGTTCGGGACGACGAGGCCGCAGGTTCAAATCCTGTCACCCCGACGCATTGTCTTGCGGGAGTCGACTACAGGTCGGCTCCCGCAAGACAATGATCGCGGTGGCTACCGGGCCCCCAGCGCCCGAGGCTCCGCACGACGCGAAGCGGCGTGTGGAGTGGCCCTGGGGCGCACCCCGACAATGCGCGATGGGGCGCACCCCGACCATGTAGCAAGATCGACCATGTAGATCTGACGGTGTCGTCGCCCCCTCCCGGAAGGATCCTGATGGCCACCCCTCCCCGCCTGGTCGCGTTCGACCTCGACGACACCCTGGCACCCTCCAAGAGCTCGATCGACCCGCGTATGGGCGATCTGCTCGTGGCCCTCGCCGAGCGCGTCGATGTGGCGATCATCTCGGGCGGGCAGCTCGCGCAGTTCACGATGCAGGTCGTCGACCGTCTTCCCGAGACCTCCGCCGACACACTCGCGCGGCTGCACCTGCTTCCGACCTGCGGGACGCAGTACTACCGGCTCGGGGCGGACGGCATCGACACGGTCTACGCGCACTCCCTGACCGACGACCAGAAGCAGCGTGCCCTCACCGCCGTCGAGGAAGAAGCCAAGCGTCTCGGGCTCTGGGAGTCCGAGCCCTGGGGTGAGATCCTCGAAGACCGCGGCTCGCAGATCACGTTCTCAGCGCTCGGTCAGCAGGCGCCCGTTGACGCCAAGATGACCTGGGACCCGACCGGCGAGAAGAAGAACACGCTCCGGGCGGCGGTCGCCGCTCGCCTGCCCGACCTCGAGGTGCGCTCCGGCGGGTCGACCTCGGTCGACATCACCGCGCGGGGGATCGACAAGGCCTACGGGATGCGCCAGCTCGCCGATCAGACCGGCATCCCGCTCGATGACATGCTCTTTGTCGGCGACCGCCTCGATCCGGACGGGAACGACTACCCGGTCTTGGCGATCGGCGTCGCCTGCCACGCTGTCGAGGGCTGGGAAGACACCGCCGAGTTCCTCGAGGGGTTCATCCCGACGCTGCCTACTCCGTCGGAGCGGTGACCGTCGCGTAATACCCGCGGATGTGGTCGTTCACGGCCGCGCGGGCGGCGTCAGCCTGTCCCTGCCCGATGAGGTCGACGATGCGGTGATGCTCGTGCCGCAGGCGGGCCGCCGCGCCATCCCAGTCGGTGATTCGACGGATGCCGCGCGCCACATATCCTTCGATCGCGTCGCGCAGTCCGCCCATCATGGCCACGGTGACGCCGTTGCCCGCGGCCTCGGCGAGCGCCAGGTGAAGCTGGGCGTCGAGGGCGACGAACTCCGCCGGTGTCAGCGACTCGTCATCCATCGCCCCCAGCACGCGGTGCACGTCAGCGAGGTCGGCGTCGTCTGCGGCGGCGAGGTCTGACACGACCGCCGACTCGAGCGCGATACGGGTGTCGACGACATCGTCGATCGCGAAACTCTGCGCCGCCAGCTGCAGCCGTAGCAGGGCCGACATCCCGCCGGTCGGGGTGCCGATGATGATGGCACCGGCGGTGGGTCCCGAACCCGTGCCGGTACGGATCAGTCCCATGACTTCGAGCACCCGCAGCGCCTCACGAACGCTGGACCTGCCGACACCGAGGGTCGTCGCCAACTCGCGCTCGGGCGGCAGGCGGTCGCCGGGACCGAGTT
Protein-coding sequences here:
- a CDS encoding FadR/GntR family transcriptional regulator, coding for MLDRIESDLMSGELGPGDRLPPERELATTLGVGRSSVREALRVLEVMGLIRTGTGSGPTAGAIIIGTPTGGMSALLRLQLAAQSFAIDDVVDTRIALESAVVSDLAAADDADLADVHRVLGAMDDESLTPAEFVALDAQLHLALAEAAGNGVTVAMMGGLRDAIEGYVARGIRRITDWDGAAARLRHEHHRIVDLIGQGQADAARAAVNDHIRGYYATVTAPTE
- a CDS encoding transglycosylase domain-containing protein — protein: MPETKRTAGGVLGGLLGVVGLSTVAGVLVAATVTPAIALSGAAASSAITLFDNLPSALEIDELMLPTTFYWMNPDTGEYEVMTQFYDQNRDPVAFDEVAPVMYDAILSSEDKNFYSHGGIDLVGTARAVIGGGSQGGGSSISQQYVKNILIQKCEAEVGTGETADMTQEEKDAAKDACFTDATVASGTEGYQRKLQEMRYAIALEQKYSKDEILLGYLNIANFGGQNYGIGAAAHYYFGVDAANLTLGQAAALAGMVQTPNLYRIDRPDGSWTDKDGNPINGAADGYSLTKERQEYVLGRMLTDGKITQEEYDAAIAEPITPVITPADTGCGIVPGKAAYFCQYVRGIMENDEAFGATREDRTKLLKQGGLNVYLTIDKRLQQAAEQAMVDNVPSSIDGYTNDDTGRLGAATTSIETKTGRILEITQNTNFSETIKDDPNFSSLVYAGNIKYGGSNGFEGGSTFKVFTLLEWLQEGHSVNEVINGRAQIFKNFRNSCTGDISNNALIQNFAKNPGYVGTPMRFTSDSLNTGFLAMASKLDLCGIQNTAEKMGVRLGDGSVVPVEVPFQILGSNAIPPIDVAAAYATIANNGVYCTPKAIDRITDANGNEVALPEASCTQVLEPNIAATAAYALQGVMNNGSGRASNPYDGTPLLGKTGTHEAKQTWLVASSTNVTTAVWVGNSQGYANVDRWPWNHLYTRHSVARPILAAADALYGGDGFPAPDPNLTKTVLYDLPSVLGKSIDEATKVLEDAGFEVIVGDAVDSTEGAGIVAQQDPAGGKVPGGTTVTIRPSNGQGVIIPAVSGSVEQARNTLQGAGLNVTGGTCNNPAATATVTGTSPGAGTMVGRGSTVNINVNCAAPPAPTPAPTP
- a CDS encoding HAD-IIB family hydrolase, which codes for MATPPRLVAFDLDDTLAPSKSSIDPRMGDLLVALAERVDVAIISGGQLAQFTMQVVDRLPETSADTLARLHLLPTCGTQYYRLGADGIDTVYAHSLTDDQKQRALTAVEEEAKRLGLWESEPWGEILEDRGSQITFSALGQQAPVDAKMTWDPTGEKKNTLRAAVAARLPDLEVRSGGSTSVDITARGIDKAYGMRQLADQTGIPLDDMLFVGDRLDPDGNDYPVLAIGVACHAVEGWEDTAEFLEGFIPTLPTPSER
- a CDS encoding DUF4177 domain-containing protein, translated to MITWEYMTTPLLIHNTAAILNNWGKQGWELVQVVPGPEGGLVGYFKRPTGGGAANAGLDAAATAAQQFGE
- a CDS encoding metallophosphoesterase; amino-acid sequence: MRGATGSHTGAHAVSSPLGRTALTTLGVVGAVGVGTAVWGIGIERYLYTVRRHDVRILPAGSTPLRILHISDIHMAPWQHRKQRWLAGLAEELRPDLIVNTGDNLGHAEGLTGVRAALDPLRGIPGVYVHGSNDHDAPLPRNPLLYFSGPSTSVPKPERLDVGALDDYLQSELGWHELNNAAASFTADDRLIAAFGVSDAHRHWDRLDVLPPLVADLAAQSPALTFGVSHAPYRRVLDTFTGLGADMIFAGHTHGGQVRMPGFGALVANCDIPLDQARGLSTWTADGRSVPLNVSAGVGHSIYAPVRFACRPEVSLLTLTAVDTQIAPDGGSGSER